A single Eremothecium sinecaudum strain ATCC 58844 chromosome VIII, complete sequence DNA region contains:
- the KAP120 gene encoding karyopherin KAP120 (Syntenic homolog of Ashbya gossypii ACR159C; Syntenic homolog of Saccharomyces cerevisiae YPL125W (KAP120)) has product MSETLNEFNLVQVLDQASNPTKAGSEVQKLAEEKLKSWEILPGYHFLLQSIYLDLSCSLQIRWLAIIQFKNGLDKYWRPTRANPISKEEKALIRDRIFDMIGEQNNQLCIQNAHACARIARIDYPKEWPNLFEYFEKLLSDYQVLQDNVKVYNILIHLNQIVKILSAARIVRCRPAMQAKMPLLFPLIVRVYLTNFNTWTHSNSYDAENSSSIHVSYLALKILRRVIADVFEAPHKDEAVVEFMDISIGHFELLVSNYPTLNMFDIYEKFVKGYEKLYYNLITSSTSSFILLPCCHQVLKKFTTLLIEKAPEVSRENPEVDGDFWEQLSIRSFGILKRLINFIRKKGAISIRGQTNKADIDAAIAKINSQFLTEDLIKKLVDLLIDWYLKLRPAELEHWSTDPEDWMNEQMSTNFEYQIRPCVENFFQDLMNCFPNLLAPYMLTKIETEATTLSSSLDDFLKKDAMFAAFQLSATIVVDMVDFDTLLNQVFLPEALSHDNVTPASRLKVIRRRVCLVINEWSTVKCSSESKSSCYKLFLQLLSGDDDKVVQLSAVQALRTMIDDWDFDKHAFRPYLTDTITLLLRKTLPSVKYTETRLYVLNTLSDIVIQTKGLISNEVLLEILQLTPSLWNLANTDQAQAILANALLRLLRYLFVSLGEYSFNAWNIAIPIIQAACNPNSPQYSLLYEDGYELWGALLQDYSPTKAQLDNRILDLISYLEHGIMNQTEVLPTLLEIVKSYALILSSEQFFSIGTFKVIFTTMSSYLLKLADDSYEIFLSILDILTLTDEERGKVQLINFMFETGVFKTILDATFSEAMLSRYQLCQLLKPVARILPFNPSSFIDLLRSYQASLPTEAENSVTEETQKYLKNKNTPLNDALKVFIETWASCFTLLHDPKEQKIHMLGMASLLKTGNMEILQEFSTMATLWIKMLEEINESIGGDCEKYHESEEPGLELTCERLRYAALVKSNDPVFNISTKSFLGEIMHIIKSELGTQYNEFLSSIDPSILANLELYLSLPSS; this is encoded by the coding sequence ATGTCAGAAACGTTAAATGAGTTTAATCTTGTTCAAGTTTTAGATCAAGCTAGTAACCCTACTAAAGCAGGTTCTGAAGTTCAGAAGCTTGCTGAAGAAAAGCTGAAGAGTTGGGAAATTCTACCAGGTTACCATTTCCTATTACAATCAATATATCTTGACTTATCATGCTCATTACAGATTCGATGGTTAGCCATTATACAGTTTAAAAATGGGTTAGACAAATACTGGAGACCCACTCGAGCTAATCCAATCTCTAAAGAGGAGAAAGCTTTAATTAGGGATAGAATATTTGATATGATTGGAGAACAGAATAATCAACTCTGTATCCAAAATGCACACGCTTGTGCTAGGATAGCCAGGATAGATTATCCTAAAGAGTGGCCAAACTTGTTTgaatattttgaaaagcTGCTGAGTGACTACCAGGTTTTGCAAGATAATGTGAAGGTTTATAATATTTTGATACATTTAAACCAAATTGTGAAAATCCTGTCGGCTGCTAGAATTGTTAGATGCCGTCCTGCCATGCAAGCCAAAATGCCCTTATTATTTCCCTTAATTGTTCGTGTTTATTTGACGAACTTTAATACATGGACCCATTCGAACTCATATGATGCGGAAAATTCATCCAGCATCCATGTTTCATACTTGGCGTTGAAAATTTTGAGGAGGGTTATTGCTGATGTATTTGAGGCGCCGCACAAGGATGAAGCGGTCGTTGAATTCATGGATATATCCATCGGTCATTTTGAATTATTGGTATCGAACTATCCAACTCTAAATATGTTTGATATTTATGAAAAGTTTGTCAAGGGATATGAAAAGTTATATTACAACTTAATAACTAGCTCGACCTCCAGTTTCATACTGTTACCTTGTTGCCATCAAGTATTGAAAAAGTTTACTACATTACTAATAGAAAAAGCTCCTGAAGTCTCAAGAGAAAATCCTGAAGTTGATGGAGACTTTTGGGAACAGCTTTCTATTAGAAGTTTTGGCATTTTAAAAAGGCTGATTAACTTTATCCGCAAGAAAGGCGCAATATCGATCCGAGGCCAGACTAATAAGGCTGATATTGACGCTGCAATAGCAAAGATCAACTCACAATTCCTGACTGAAGatttaattaaaaaattGGTTGACCTCCTAATAGACTGGTATTTAAAGTTGCGACCAGCAGAACTTGAACATTGGTCGACCGACCCCGAGGATTGGATGAACGAGCAAATGTCGACAAACTTTGAGTATCAGATTAGGCCATGTGTAGAAAACTTCTTTCAAGATTTAATGAACTGTTTTCCAAACCTTCTTGCTCCATACATGTTAACAAAAATAGAGACCGAAGCTACCACTTTATCATCTTCTCTAGATGACTTTTTGAAAAAGGATGCAATGTTTGCAGCTTTCCAATTAAGTGCTACTATAGTTGTGGACATGGTTGATTTCGACACATTATTAAACCAGGTATTTCTACCGGAGGCCCTTTCTCATGACAATGTTACACCCGCTTCCAGATTGAAAGTAATAAGAAGGAGGGTTTGCCTTGTTATTAATGAATGGAGCACTGTTAAATGCTCTTCAGAAAGTAAAAGCAGTTGTTATAAACTTTTCCTGCAATTGCTTTctggtgatgatgataaagTGGTACAATTGAGTGCAGTCCAAGCACTAAGGACAATGATTGATGACTGGGACTTTGATAAGCATGCTTTTCGCCCATATCTTACTGACACAATTACACTTCTTTTAAGAAAGACTTTACCTTCTGTAAAGTATACAGAGACAAGATTGTATGTTTTGAACACTCTTAGCGATATCGTCATTCAAACTAAAGGGCTTATAAGTAACGAAGTTTTGCTAGAGATATTACAGTTAACTCCATCTCTTTGGAACCTGGCTAATACAGATCAAGCACAGGCAATTTTAGCAAATGCATTATTGAGGTTACTAAGATATCTATTTGTATCCTTAGGAGAATACTCTTTTAACGCCTGGAATATAGCCATTCCAATTATTCAGGCTGCTTGCAACCCGAATTCACCACAATATAGTTTACTATACGAAGATGGCTACGAATTGTGGGGTGCGCTGCTGCAAGATTATAGCCCAACGAAGGCTCAACTTGATAACAGGATTTTGGATTTGATATCTTATTTGGAACACGGTATAATGAACCAGACAGAGGTTTTACCAACGTTATTAGAAATTGTTAAAAGCTATGCCTTAATACTAAGCAGTGAACAATTTTTTTCAATTGGTACATTTAAGGTTATTTTTACGACTATGTCGTCTTATTTGTTGAAGTTAGCTGATGATTCATATGAGATATTTTTATCGATATTAGACATATTGACATTAACCGATGAAGAAAGGGGAAAGGTGCAGCTAATTAACTTCATGTTTGAAACAGGGGTGTTCAAAACTATACTTGATGCTACGTTTTCTGAAGCCATGTTATCACGGTACCAGCTTTGTCAACTTTTAAAACCTGTTGCAAGAATCCTTCCGTTTAATCCTTCAAGCTTCATTGATCTTCTTAGAAGTTACCAAGCTTCACTTCCAACAGAAGCCGAAAATTCTGTGACGGAAGAAACTCAGAAATACCtcaaaaataaaaatacTCCATTAAATGATGCTCTTAAAGTATTTATTGAAACATGGGCATCGTGCTTCACATTATTGCACGATCCTAAGGAGCAAAAAATACACATGTTGGGCATGGCTAGTCTTTTGAAGACTGGGAATATGGAAATACTACAAGAATTCAGCACGATGGCAACATTATGGATCAAAATGCTGGAAGAAATCAATGAGTCTATTGGAGGTGACTGCGAAAAATATCATGAGAGCGAAGAACCTGGATTAGAACTTACATGTGAGCGGTTGAGGTACGCTGCGCTGGTGAAGTCGAACGATCCTGTGTTTAACATCAGTACCAAAAGCTTCTTGGGTGAAATAATGCATATCATAAAAAGCGAGTTAGGAACACAGTATAATGAATTTTTAAGCTCTATTGATCCTTCCATCTTAGCTAACTTGGAGTTGTATTTATCACTACCCTCTTCATAA
- the RSM22 gene encoding tRNA methyltransferase RSM22 (Syntenic homolog of Ashbya gossypii ACR064W; Syntenic homolog of Saccharomyces cerevisiae YKL155C (RSM22)) — translation MLRLRSLPSFFQRRLQSSGLDVNRGAYYDMIDRGSTSTVYGKVVPNEPNAEDSATVIDRESSLHYMSKYRDSNGELLVGSSASEARLSQRTIEGRFPRGNISLDPTVAKAINNNILSLHLPSNLRSAVAKYYVHMQQSKIHKPADMPMEVDVHLAALFLQNYGAIYQSLSELKTRLGDKFNPQRVLDIGYGPATGIVALNDLMGEDYKPELKEACILGHIEMQKRAKIILSRQYNEIPDKTVVSESKEAEAEETDSIPRNEDLVGAVMVKKIKINTILRDDVPGSKQYDLIIITHQLLRNEEKFPFQVDDNLEHYLSLLAPGGHLVIVERGNPMGFEIIARARQIMIRPENYPNEHGKIPRPWIRGSVKKPKNDTHETLENKDDDGTLQNKNDIKAKEEDGQELMSLLDQQYGSVNPSDLEFEPEIMEENDVVPNTPEKIDYHLTILAPCSHHGKCPLQTGKPAYYDMKQGKNLNFCNFQKTVMRPKYTMELKKGKVLATPWENPTDAIGIRGKAASGSGRPNGSDYEVLNWSYLIVERSKNDAASLVDIEEKRKTSKEVYEIGSLGDGTWKTWPRIIRTPAKRKGHVVMDVCAPSGQFEKWTVPKSFSKQAYHDARKAAKGDLWALDAKTKIKGMGAKKLASLDAIEKRKIKEMKREKAKEERNTRANIAKIDKSNADERHLDELSKFHAREFDRANPKQYS, via the coding sequence ATGCTTAGGTTAAGGAGTTTACCGAGTTTTTTTCAGAGAAGGCTTCAATCTAGCGGTCTTGATGTTAATCGAGGAGCTTATTATGACATGATTGATCGTGGAAGCACTTCAACGGTGTATGGGAAAGTTGTACCAAATGAGCCTAATGCAGAAGATAGCGCTACTGTTATTGATAGAGAATCATCTTTGCACTATATGAGTAAATACAGAGATTCAAATGGTGAGTTACTAGTGGGCAGCTCCGCAAGTGAGGCAAGATTAAGTCAAAGGACCATTGAAGGAAGGTTTCCAAGAGGTAATATAAGCCTAGATCCTACAGTAGCAAAAGCAATAAACAATAATATACTCTCGCTACATTTGCCAAGCAACCTGAGAAGTGCTGTAGCTAAGTATTATGTGCATATGCAACAAAGTAAGATACATAAACCAGCTGACATGCCTATGGAGGTAGACGTACATTTAGCTGCGCTGTTTCTGCAAAACTATGGTGCAATATATCAATCTTTGAGTGAATTAAAAACTCGACTTGGAGATAAATTTAATCCTCAGAGAGTCCTAGACATTGGTTATGGTCCCGCTACAGGTATTGTTGCTTTAAACGATTTAATGGGTGAAGACTACAAGCCCGAACTAAAAGAGGCATGTATTTTGGGGCATATCGAGATGCAAAAGAGAGCTAAAATTATCTTGAGTCGACAGTATAATGAAATTCCGGATAAGACCGTTGTTTCTGAAAGTAAAGAAGCGGAGGCTGAAGAGACTGATAGCATCCCTAGGAACGAAGACTTGGTTGGGGCTGTAATGGTTAAAAAAATAAAGATAAATACAATCCTCAGGGATGATGTTCCGGGATCTAAACAGTATGATCTCATCATTATCACTCATCAACTATTGAGGAATGAAGAGAAGTTTCCTTTCCAAGTGGATGATAACTTGGAGCATTATCTAAGCCTTTTGGCACCTGGTGGTCACCTAGTAATAGTTGAGAGAGGAAATCCGATGGGATTTGAAATCATAGCAAGAGCCAGGCAAATCATGATTCGTCCCGAAAACTATCCTAATGAGCATGGAAAGATTCCACGGCCTTGGATACGTGGTTCTGTAAAAAAGCCAAAAAATGACACTCATGAAACACTGGAGAACAAGGATGATGACGGTACGTTACAGAATAAGAATGATATAAaagcaaaagaagaagatggGCAAGAGTTAATGTCATTACTTGATCAGCAGTACGGCTCGGTAAACCCTTCTGATTTGGAATTTGAACCAGAAATTATGGAAGAAAACGATGTAGTTCCCAATACTCCAGAAAAAATTGACTATCATTTAACGATTCTTGCTCCATGTTCCCATCACGGAAAATGTCCTCTACAAACAGGAAAACCAGCATACTATGATATGAAGCAGGGAAAGAATTTGAATTTCTGTAACTTTCAGAAAACCGTGATGAGACCGAAGTACACAATGGAGTTAAAAAAGGGTAAGGTTCTAGCTACACCTTGGGAAAATCCAACAGATGCAATAGGGATCAGAGGTAAGGCAGCTTCAGGTAGTGGTAGACCAAATGGATCTGACTACGAAGTTCTTAACTGGTCGTACTTAATTGTGGAGAGATCGAAGAATGACGCCGCATCTCTGGTTGACATTGAAGAAAAACGTAAAACATCGAAAGAAGTATATGAAATCGGATCTTTGGGTGATGGTACATGGAAAACCTGGCCGCGTATTATAAGGACACCTGCAAAGCGCAAGGGTCACGTAGTTATGGACGTATGCGCGCCCTCCGGCCAATTTGAGAAATGGACAGTGCCTAAATCGTTTTCAAAACAAGCATACCATGATGCACGTAAGGCTGCCAAAGGCGACCTATGGGCTTTAGATGCAAAGACTAAGATAAAGGGCATGGGAGCTAAGAAGCTTGCAAGCCTCGATGCTATTGAGAAGAGGAAGATCAAAGAAATGAAACGGGAAAAAGCAAAAGAGGAACGCAATACAAGGGCGAACATAGCGAAGATAGACAAGTCCAATGCTGACGAGCGGCACCTCGACGAACTGTCTAAGTTCCATGCAAGAGAGTTTGATAGGGCTAACCCAAAGCAATACAGTTAA
- the RPS27A gene encoding 40S ribosomal protein eS27 (Syntenic homolog of Ashbya gossypii ACR065C; Syntenic homolog of Saccharomyces cerevisiae YHR021C (RPS27B) and YKL156W (RPS27A); 1-intron in Ashbya gossypii), which translates to MVLVQDLLHPTAASEAKKHKLKTLVQSPRSYFLDVKCPGCLNITTVFSHAQTAVTCESCSTVLCTPTGGKAKLSEGTSFRKK; encoded by the exons ATG GTTTTAGTTCAAGATTTGTTGCACCCAACTGCTGCTTCTGAAGCCAAGAAGCACAAGTTGAAGACTTTGGTTCAATCACCAAGATCCTATTTCTTGGACGTTAAGTGCCCAGGTTGTTTGAACATCACTACCGTGTTCTCTCACGCTCAAACCGCGGTCACTTGCGAGTCCTGTTCTACTGTGTTGTGTACTCCAACTGGTGGTAAGGCTAAGTTGTCTGAAGGTACTTCTTTCAGAAAGAAATAG
- the PTP2 gene encoding tyrosine protein phosphatase PTP2 (Syntenic homolog of Ashbya gossypii ACR158W; Syntenic homolog of Saccharomyces cerevisiae YOR208W (PTP2)) codes for MTGLDHNNLFSVHSLSQEPRLDHFFGGIKPIRDSRSVISLPSNMHGRLVQPTSPTSRLMTQRVELSEGDDIFSAQNIRVVTYQEWRAQRLDALKDTLILDLSTPGYEFGSACNQIQLSFPSTLLRRPSFTFEKLMGTLNDCTRERLIKQLASCTRILIFDDGSLFMTSCFYSTVAVIRKLVDYLSKQKGPKATDIYLLQNGTRSMQHEQRQHHYVSPTLTSPTQANNNTSHVQHPVANNTRTENSGKPKISLRLHIPRHDETTKYTAIPTTSTKGRCADITGTKSSELFIQSMKGDTLHYSPESLYKYFRYRTPSKLPRCVPQWFHPFNRTGDQILLELLAKFELLELLEVKRLRKCIAPNDSNSFSRSSTVKTRLYSLKELEKQYVPSHKLQSETEENKDLTTDRYSDEDTYTSIQNNGFNWDNNNTCDIEDCESDLIPENTICSHSNGTSVSERTRVQDEEVLETPLDEYGISQGINSFTKNRYSNIIPYEHTRVKLEPSPLHHEPSQRINPQSALPYQSTVESKGSDKMVEHLKVPISSSYFSNAFEHNSEKYPDTSSCEPFNDYFNANYLNLPEINPSCRYIATQAPLLSTIDDFWKVVTTNDVQVIISLNSDDELNLRKWDIYWKPDSMRKYDITILNCFEDLPNLDGIIIREFQVRKKQTVVSSDSDDDSNISCKTHNVYQIQYTKWLDSCGIVMSDFLQLYRIKNALVHQPEILIEKLRSHVPGSKQPISLDNLTTEDTFLGTEIMSPLLVHCSAGCGRTGVFITLDFLLTILQPPYQKMNKIDVWKMNEDLIFIVVNEFRKQRISMVQNLTQYITCYESLLEFFAINDGQANT; via the coding sequence ATGACGGGACTGGATCACAATAACCTTTTTTCGGTCCACTCACTGTCACAGGAGCCTCGGCTGGATCATTTCTTTGGTGGAATAAAACCTATAAGAGATTCTAGGAGTGTGATTTCGTTACCTAGTAATATGCATGGACGGTTAGTGCAACCGACTTCGCCAACGTCTAGGTTAATGACGCAGAGAGTTGAGCTTTCTGAAGGTGATGATATATTTAGCGCTCAGAACATTAGAGTTGTGACTTACCAGGAGTGGCGTGCGCAGCGACTGGATGCGCTGAAAGATACACTTATTTTGGATCTCAGCACGCCGGGGTATGAGTTCGGGAGTGCATGTAATCAAATTCAACTATCTTTTCCTAGTACATTACTTCGCCGTCCTAGTTTTACGTTTGAGAAGTTAATGGGCACATTAAATGACTGTACCCGAGAAAGATTGATCAAACAGCTTGCGTCTTGTACGCGTATACTTATATTTGATGACGGGTCTCTATTCATGACGAGCTGTTTTTACTCAACCGTCGCAGTGATTCGTAAGCTTGTTGATTATTTATCCAAGCAAAAAGGACCAAAAGCAACAGATATTTATCTTTTACAAAATGGCACTAGGTCCATGCAGCATGAGCAACGTCAACACCACTATGTGTCGCCAACGCTTACTTCGCCTACCCAAGCgaataataataccagTCATGTGCAGCATCCCGTTGCAAATAATACTCGCACTGAAAACAGTGGCAAGCCGAAGATCTCACTTAGGTTACATATTCCAAGGCATGATGAAACTACAAAGTATACTGCAATACCAACTACATCCACTAAAGGTAGATGCGCAGATATAACTGGTACCAAATCATCTGAACTGTTTATACAGTCTATGAAGGGGGATACACTGCATTATTCACCTGAGTCCCTTTATAAGTATTTCAGATATCGAACACCCAGTAAATTACCGCGATGCGTACCACAGTGGTTTCATCCATTTAACCGTACTGGGGACCAAATTTTGCTAGAGTTATTAGCTAAATTTGAACTATTAGAGTTGTTAGAGGTTAAACGGCTTCGAAAGTGCATAGCCCCTAATGATTCAAATTCATTTTCCAGATCTTCAACTGTCAAAACACGGCTTTATTCCTTAAAAGAGTTGGAGAAACAGTATGTCCCTTCACATAAACTTCAGTCTGAAACTGAAGAGAACAAGGACCTAACCACTGATCGATATAGCGATGAAGATACATACACCAGCATTCAAAATAATGGATTCAATTGGGACAATAATAATACTTGCGATATAGAGGACTGTGAGAGCGATTTAATCCCAGAGAATACAATTTGTAGCCACAGTAACGGGACTAGCGTGTCTGAAAGGACTCGTGTGcaagatgaagaagttcTGGAAACACCATTAGATGAATATGGTATTTCGCAAGGAATTAATTCGTTTACAAAGAACCGCTATTCTAATATAATACCCTATGAGCACACACGTGTGAAGCTAGAACCCTCACCTCTCCACCATGAACCCAGTCAACGGATTAATCCTCAATCCGCGCTCCCTTATCAGTCTACAGTTGAAAGCAAAGGGTCAGATAAGATGGTTGAGCATTTAAAAGTTCCTATTTCATCGTCATATTTTTCAAATGCGTTCGAGCACAATTCAGAAAAATATCCTGATACGTCATCATGTGAGCCATTTAATGATTATTTTAACGCAAATTACTTGAACCTTCCCGAAATTAATCCCAGTTGTAGATATATCGCTACGCAAGCCCCTTTATTATCCACCATCGATGATTTCTGGAAAGTGGTAACCACGAATGACGTACAGGTTATTATATCGTTGAATTCTGATGATGAGTTAAACCTAAGGAAATGGGATATCTATTGGAAACCCGATAGCATGCGAAAGTATGATATAACAATCTTAAATTGCTTTGAGGATTTACCCAATTTGGATGGTATAATAATCCGGGAATTTCAGGTTAGAAAGAAGCAAACAGTTGTATCTTCTGATTCGGATGATGATTCCAATATCAGCTGTAAAACTCACAATGTTTACCAAATACAATACACAAAGTGGTTAGATTCCTGCGGCATAGTAATGTCTGACTTTTTGCAATTATACAGAATAAAGAACGCCTTAGTTCATCAGCCAGAGATTCTTATTGAAAAACTCCGAAGTCATGTTCCAGGATCGAAACAACCAATTTCACTCGATAATTTAACAACCGAAGATACCTTCCTTGGTACAGAAATAATGTCTCCATTGCTAGTGCATTGTAGTGCAGGTTGCGGGCGCACTGGAGTATTCATTACCTTGGACTTCTTACTCACTATATTACAGCCTCCTTATCAAAAAATGAACAAAATTGATGTATGGAAAATGAATGAAGATCTTATATTTATTGTGGTAAATGAATTTAGAAAGCAAAGAATTTCTATGGTGCAGAACTTGACACAGTACATTACCTGCTATGAAAGTCTATTAGAATTTTTTGCAATAAATGACGGTCAGGCGAATACTTAA
- the SPC29 gene encoding Spc29p (Syntenic homolog of Ashbya gossypii ACR157C; Syntenic homolog of Saccharomyces cerevisiae YPL124W (SPC29)): MNMSTFLNRPDTDDTLQNIRKEYLNTKRNLHELLTNSPTRISQGTRMSAEAIGKGPTTQFGLQQQQPMPMPKPSPHHAISDQDEKLRHQLRDYISNKDRHMAPVAGSGNKPIRGSASNNDGGLQRQLDSQNFILNSLKRELDMQRTINSMLFERLERLEEEVRYIRHTGIRQQTNVASGRSVSSAPSSSHTNGNGGTSYASGDDTKMLLHWDQMPQAGANKTIKHRRSLSNLDDSTARLIQMSGQFRPRQ, from the coding sequence ATGAATATGAGCACTTTTCTTAACCGACCAGATACGGATGATACTTTGCAAAATATTAGAAAAGAGTACTTGAATACAAAGCGAAATCTTCATGAGTTACTTACTAATAGCCCTACTAGGATTTCTCAAGGCACCAGGATGAGTGCGGAGGCAATTGGGAAGGGCCCAACTACTCAATTTGGGCttcagcaacagcaaccAATGCCAATGCCAAAGCCATCACCACACCACGCGATATCTGATCAAGATGAAAAACTACGACATCAATTACGCGATTATATTAGCAATAAGGATCGGCATATGGCCCCCGTTGCAGGATCAGGCAACAAGCCTATTAGGGGTAGTGCTTCTAATAATGACGGTGGACTTCAACGGCAACTAGATAGCCAAAATTTCATACTCAACTCTTTAAAACGGGAATTGGACATGCAGCGCACAATAAATAGTATGCTATTTGAGAGGCTAGAACGCCTTGAGGAAGAAGTGCGATATATAAGACATACTGGGATAAGACAGCAAACTAATGTCGCCAGCGGGAGGTCAGTCAGTAGTGCACCAAGCTCATCGCATACAAACGGTAATGGTGGTACAAGCTATGCATCCGGAGATGACACAAAAATGCTATTACACTGGGATCAAATGCCTCAGGCTGGTGCTAACAAAACAATTAAGCACCGAAGGTCACTGTCGAATCTGGACGATAGTACCGCGCGCCTAATTCAAATGTCAGGTCAATTTCGGCCAAGACAATAG
- the RNY1 gene encoding ribonuclease T2 (Syntenic homolog of Ashbya gossypii ACR156W; Syntenic homolog of Saccharomyces cerevisiae YPL123C (RNY1)), producing the protein MQGTIMAATAVMLILKNLSFATAMVAYQSPMSTESKPSVRSHCPLDSPIVCVDKTVGDQDDCCSESRTGLLLLSQQWLDHSIDGGPKDSFTIHGLWPDRCDGTHEIFCSPSQNVHDVRSILMDPMFEDSSYPISGRALLDILNTHWGSLVAKGSLWVHEYNKHGLCLSTISPKCLFSDEKSLSEDARRKESVYHYFRIAYNLFRRVDAYKVLVAANIVPSKDKTYTRQQILDALEADFGFKVSLKCDRRALTEVHYAYHPKGSILDEQFIPTDEVGASTGCPKTGIRWYPKSYKKRRL; encoded by the coding sequence ATGCAGGGAACAATTATGGCGGCTACGGCGGTTATGCTCATTCTGAAGAATCTGTCCTTTGCGACAGCCATGGTAGCTTATCAGTCACCTATGTCTACTGAAAGCAAGCCTTCTGTGCGTTCCCATTGCCCGCTTGACTCACCAATAGTGTGCGTTGACAAAACTGTAGGTGATCAAGATGACTGCTGCTCTGAAAGTAGGACCGGATTGCTGTTATTGTCCCAGCAGTGGCTAGATCACAGTATTGACGGGGGTCCTAAGGATTCTTTCACAATCCATGGTTTGTGGCCTGATCGCTGTGATGGTACGCATGAGATATTTTGCAGCCCGTCACAGAACGTGCATGATGTCCGGTCAATCCTAATGGACCCTATGTTTGAAGACAGCTCTTACCCAATTAGTGGACGTGCATTGTTAGATATCCTAAACACTCACTGGGGATCCTTAGTTGCTAAAGGGAGTTTATGGGTCCACGAGTATAACAAGCATGGTCTGTGCTTGTCAACAATTAGCCCAAAGTGTTTATTTTCGGACGAAAAAAGCTTATCTGAGGACGCTCGTAGGAAAGAGTCTGTTTATCACTACTTTAGGATTGCTTATAATTTATTTCGAAGGGTGGACGCTTATAAGGTGCTGGTTGCTGCAAATATTGTACCCTCAAAGGATAAAACATATACCAGGCAGCAAATATTAGACGCCTTGGAAGCTGATTTTGGTTTTAAAGTTAGTCTCAAGTGCGATCGCAGGGCTCTTACCGAGGTCCATTATGCTTATCATCCAAAGGGAAGCATATTGGATGAGCAGTTCATCCCTACTGATGAAGTTGGAGCCTCAACTGGTTGCCCTAAAACCGGTATACGTTGGTATCCAAAAAGCTACAAGAAGCGTAGGCTTTAA